One window of the Rhipicephalus microplus isolate Deutch F79 chromosome 2, USDA_Rmic, whole genome shotgun sequence genome contains the following:
- the LOC119169624 gene encoding general transcription factor 3C polypeptide 3: MDSFKPSLGEMSDDQRDEYIPLTSYLHQGDVLYDDSSSESWVSDEMTTQTSEYSDATDTDDDEGQCEMLDSTGTAAVTTIDRLVECVDLFLASEDEESEEDDALQENVVEDRPEETRNVAKRLPRYLRGLMGEANMCFTRGRYEDAVKMCLEIVRLAPTSPLPFQRLAMIYEELRDPNRSLQFGLMVAYLGTQDACEWSRLAQLCLEQGLVPEDIHRLLEMQLTLKMHSAALLVLHHHCGVQLLPLPEGHETITAELLEDSLDAFERCLVPAELCIDIKTKLVVCLIHLGARHLVMDLVREMKRELDPEKSGDFLLNVAEAFMEAEFENDALPLLRMLVRTCNYGTAAVWLLYAECLKRLGRHQEATKAYERTCELAPRHAPSRLSLGQLLDAQGLRDQAIDCLATDSRQLQDTKDSTPEQQQDSASLLLCQARLLWDSGQREAFIESAITLVRAHCLSVCSAEEYDAVYSNTYHLSRMKVLRELHEKRGFTPGWLTMESGISVDELQACFLELYRALQETGRMDDLRQVATEVLVAPMFNKDGTSNEELEFLSFLAHYQDPDHVEHSFAIIRATVLKYPNQVRAWNLLGLVANQIPAWRKKGFYLRLLYKHENSLPLGVLVAHNAFLCANYKHALAEYTQLLRHVGKEEPMLLLRSGISLMRSQTSAGVQKSPRKFYWLATQGTTFLCRYLLARGSDCQEALFNVGRALHELGYPHMAVNMYQRALAAPPAVRKMPEVFDLRREIAFNLSLLYQRGGNNKLADWCINHYCVI, from the exons ATGGATTCGTTCAAGCCCAGTCTCGGCGAAATGAGCGACGACCAGAGAGATGAGTACATACCCTTAACTAGCTATCTGCATCAAGGCGACGTGCTGTACGATGACAGCTCATCGGAGAGCTGGGTCAGCGACGAAATGACCACGCAGACATCGGAGTACAGTGACGCGACTGACACGGACGATGACGAAGGGCAGTGCGAGATGCTAGATTCCACGGGCACGGCCGCGGTGACCACGATTGACAGATTAGTAGAATGTGTAGATTTGTTCCTCGCCTCCGAAGATGAAGAATCCGAAGAGGATGACGCGCTGCAAGAAAACGTCGTCGAGGATCGCCCCGAGGAAACGAGAAACGTTGCGAAAAGGTTGCCGCGTTATCTTCGGGGACTAATGGGTGAGGCGAACATGTGCTTCACTCGAGGCCGTTACGAGGACGCTGTCAAGATGTGCCTCGAGATTGTCCGGCTTGCGCCCACTTCGCCGCTTCCCTTCCAGAGGCTCGCCATGATCTACGAGGAGCTACGAGATCCGAATCGATCGTTGCAGTTTGGCTTGATGGTGGCCTACTTGGGTACGCAGGACGCCTGCGAGTGGAGCCGGTTGGCGCAGCTTTGCCTGGAGCAGGGTCTCGTCC CTGAAGACATCCACAGGCTGCTGGAGATGCAACTGACGCTGAAAATGCACTCGGCTGCCCTGCTAGTGCTTCACCACCATTGCGGAGTTCAGCTGCTGCCGCTGCCGGAGGGGCACGAAACAATAACCGCAGAACTACTTGAAGACTCTCTCGACGCCTTTGAGAGATGCCTTGTGCCTGCTGAGCTTTGCATTGACATAAAGACGAAGCTTGTGGTTTGTCTAATACACCTGGGGGCCCGGCATCTCGTTATGGATCTTGTGAGAGAAATGAAGCGTGAGCTGGACCCTGAAAAGTCTGGCGATTTTTTGCTGAATGTGGCTGAAGCCTTCATGGAAGCGGAATTCGAGAACGATGCACTACCGCTGCTGCGCATGCTTGTGCGCACTTGCAACTATGGGACGGCGGCTGTTTGGCTCCTATACGCGGAATGTCTGAAGCGACTCGGCCGCCACCAAGAGGCGACAAAGGCGTACGAACGCACGTGCGAGCTGGCACCACGCCACGCACCGTCCCGCCTCTCCCTGGGCCAGCTGTTGGACGCGCAGGGGCTTCGGGACCAGGCCATCGACTGTCTCGCCACCGATTCCCGACAGCTGCAGGACACCAAGGACAGCACGCCAGAGCAGCAGCAGGATTCGGCGTCCTTGCTGCTTTGTCAGGCGCGGCTATTGTGGGATTCCGGACAGCGCGAGGCTTTTATTGAGTCGGCCATTACGCTGGTGCGGGCAcactgtttgtctgtctgttcggcAGAAGAATACGATGCGGTGTACTCAAATACATATCACTTGAGCCGCATGAAGGTACTACGTGAACTGCATGAGAAACGCGGCTTCACACCCGGCTGGCTCACAATGGAGAGCGGTATATCTGTCGACGAACTGCAGGCATGCTTCCTCGAGCTCTACCGAGCACTGCAAGAGACCGGCCGCATGGACGACCTGAGGCAAGTCGCGACGGAAGTTCTCGTTGCGCCCATGTTCAATAAAGACGGAACGAGCAACGAGGAGCTGGAGTTCTTGAGCTTTCTAGCCCATTACCAGGACCCAGACCACGTAGAGCACAGCTTTGCCATCATCCGTGCCACGGTGCTCAAGTATCCGAACCAAGTACGTGCGTGGAATTTGCTGGGTCTCGTGGCGAACCAAATACCGGCGTGGCGTAAGAAGGGATTCTACCTTCGGCTGTTATACAAGCACGAGAATAGCCTGCCACTTGGTGTGCTCGTCGCTCACAACGCTTTTCTCTGTGCGAACTACAAGCACGCCCTCGCAGAGTACACGCAACTTCTTCGCCATGTCGGAAAGGAGGAGCCAATGCTGCTGCTGCGCTCCGGCATAAGCCTAATGC GGAGCCAAACGTCTGCAGGGGTTCAGAAGTCTCCAAGGAAGTTTTACTGGCTGGCCACTCAAGGGACGACCTTCTTGTGCCGCTATTTGCTTGCTCGAGGCAGTGATTGTCAGGAAGCCCTTTTTAACGTAGGCCGCGCTCTTCACGAGCTGGGCTACCCACACATGGCTGTCAACATGTATCAACGGGCACTCGCCGCACCACCGGCTGTGCGGAAGATGCCAGAGGTGTTTGACCTGCGACGGGAGATAGCTTTCAACCTCAGCCTGTTGTACCAGCGCGGCGGCAACAACAAATTGGCCGATTGGTGTATCAACCACTACTGCGTCATTTGA